One genomic segment of Fibrobacter sp. UWB5 includes these proteins:
- a CDS encoding FISUMP domain-containing protein has translation MRKVFLRYTMLLAALALGACGGDDKVVETGSSVDSLEDDFFDDDLNVETLGPCVENPNPKQSLVMNDGTYYQCIGGLWLRVKLSSSSKKAKSSSSARWSSSSSETNKESSSSEGVSSEAVESSSENSVASSLESVPESSSSVKSSSSSHVDIDLTLEYDCSEYDCVYTGNLNSKMLGSGIYGQFLDTRDGQVYRTVNIGWQTWMAQNLNYASEKSACEYDHEYYCTQLGRLYYQSEALTVCPEGWHLPSSKEWDELEAYAAIELEDSTIVGDGLKSVKSWPNEVGFDLFGFSGIATSFFGKSDICSGVHGSFWTSDDYEYRCLLDDWGNLRSFKQTSSADWVMSVRCILDD, from the coding sequence ATGCGCAAAGTTTTTTTGCGATACACCATGTTGTTGGCGGCGCTTGCCTTGGGGGCTTGTGGCGGTGACGACAAGGTTGTGGAGACTGGTTCTTCGGTTGATTCCCTCGAAGACGATTTTTTTGACGACGACCTGAATGTGGAGACTCTGGGACCGTGTGTCGAGAATCCGAACCCCAAGCAGTCTTTGGTGATGAATGACGGCACGTACTACCAGTGTATAGGTGGCCTGTGGCTCAGGGTGAAACTTTCCAGTTCATCAAAAAAGGCTAAATCTTCTTCTTCAGCGCGGTGGTCCAGTTCGTCTAGTGAAACGAATAAAGAATCCTCGTCGTCTGAAGGCGTGTCTTCCGAAGCGGTGGAGTCTTCTTCTGAAAATTCGGTCGCGAGTTCTTTGGAATCTGTACCGGAATCATCGTCGTCGGTAAAATCTTCGTCTTCGTCGCATGTGGACATAGACTTGACGCTTGAATACGACTGTTCTGAATACGATTGTGTCTATACCGGCAACCTGAATTCCAAGATGCTTGGTTCCGGCATCTATGGTCAGTTCTTGGATACCCGTGACGGTCAGGTTTACCGTACAGTGAATATTGGCTGGCAGACTTGGATGGCTCAAAACTTGAACTATGCCTCCGAAAAAAGCGCGTGCGAATATGATCATGAATATTATTGTACGCAATTAGGTCGCCTTTACTATCAGAGCGAAGCTTTGACGGTTTGCCCCGAAGGTTGGCATTTGCCGAGCTCCAAAGAATGGGACGAACTAGAAGCTTATGCTGCCATTGAGCTTGAGGATAGCACCATAGTGGGAGATGGCTTGAAATCCGTTAAATCCTGGCCTAATGAAGTCGGGTTTGACCTGTTTGGGTTCTCGGGCATTGCCACCAGCTTTTTTGGAAAATCGGACATCTGTAGCGGCGTTCACGGCTCGTTTTGGACTTCTGATGATTACGAATATCGCTGTCTGTTGGATGATTGGGGCAATCTGCGTTCCTTTAAGCAGACCAGTAGCGCCGATTGGGTAATGTCTGTCCGCTGCATTTTGGACGACTAG
- a CDS encoding RluA family pseudouridine synthase, whose protein sequence is MYFESVVQPEHEGWLLLDSLCKRFTYHSRELWGEKIANGFVAVNGETANLETIAHRGDKVVYHVTNYTEPEVPTDFKVVFEDDEFMLVAKPAGVPVHHTGHIFYNTFTSIVRRGTDYETATPMHRLDRDTGGLMLFAKYAESAARFQKNLDRILLKKFYMAVVRGDFAVEGTPAGEPVDCTMPLREDPADRLRLRMHHFADGKPCHTRFRKVGVGELSQPVAGESKYSVVEAELLTGRKHQIRAHLAELGYPILGDRLYSFDGVYYEKMSRSWSRDPSVDNSEEGLSAEDLKALGGKSQMLYAYKVEIQLPYWKESRVFDCEEYPADMAVLVQNAKKNA, encoded by the coding sequence ATGTATTTCGAGAGCGTGGTGCAGCCGGAGCATGAAGGCTGGCTGTTGCTCGATTCTCTTTGCAAGCGTTTTACTTACCACAGTCGCGAATTGTGGGGCGAAAAGATTGCGAACGGCTTTGTGGCGGTAAACGGCGAAACTGCGAATCTGGAAACTATTGCGCACCGCGGCGACAAGGTGGTGTACCACGTCACGAACTACACCGAGCCCGAAGTCCCGACAGATTTTAAGGTCGTATTCGAAGACGACGAATTCATGCTGGTGGCAAAGCCTGCGGGCGTGCCGGTGCATCATACGGGCCATATATTCTACAATACCTTTACGTCGATTGTGCGTCGCGGAACGGATTACGAAACCGCGACCCCCATGCATCGCCTGGACCGCGATACGGGCGGACTCATGCTGTTTGCGAAATATGCGGAGTCGGCTGCAAGATTCCAGAAAAATCTGGATCGCATTTTGCTGAAGAAATTTTATATGGCGGTCGTGCGCGGGGACTTCGCGGTTGAAGGAACCCCTGCGGGCGAGCCTGTAGACTGCACGATGCCTTTGCGCGAAGACCCCGCGGACCGCTTGCGGCTTCGCATGCATCACTTTGCCGATGGCAAACCCTGCCACACGCGCTTTAGAAAGGTGGGTGTGGGCGAGTTATCGCAGCCGGTGGCAGGCGAGTCGAAGTACTCGGTGGTGGAGGCGGAACTTTTGACGGGCCGCAAGCACCAGATTCGTGCACACCTCGCAGAACTCGGGTACCCGATTCTGGGCGACCGCCTGTACAGTTTTGATGGCGTTTACTACGAGAAAATGTCTCGCTCCTGGTCCCGCGATCCTTCTGTCGACAATTCCGAAGAAGGCCTTTCCGCCGAAGACCTAAAGGCCCTCGGCGGCAAGTCGCAGATGCTTTATGCGTACAAGGTCGAAATCCAGTTGCCTTACTGGAAGGAATCGCGTGTTTTCGACTGCGAAGAGTACCCGGCAGACATGGCGGTGCTTGTCCAAAACGCCAAAAAGAATGCGTAA
- the purF gene encoding amidophosphoribosyltransferase: MLDELHEECGVIGIYNGDTVVRNITMGLYALQHRGQESAGFAVTDGDKIRVRKSMGLVSTLLREHDINEFDGFAGIGHVRYSTTGASTLANAQPILVSCKWGQIAVAHNGNITNAAELRAEMEADGHIFQTTSDSEILLHEIARTEAADLGEAIKKAVTKFTGSFCLVFISKDSMYVARDGFGFRPLSLARMGKAWCVASETCAFDLLGAHYIRDIQAGEFLTITKNGLHSERFVQKDRLAHCIFEYIYFSRPDSKIFEQSCDKVRRKMGKQLAKECPVDADIVISVPDSATTAALGYAQASGIRFEIGLLRNHYVGRTFIDPTQNVREQKVKLKFNPIEGVLKNKRVCVVEDSIVRGTTLKILSKMLRDAGALEVHIRIASPPVAHPCFFGMDFPSQGELAASSMTPAEIAKMLGVESLGYLSVEGMKECTGEGENYCAACFDNDYPDYIGIDTTKTRCG, encoded by the coding sequence ATGCTCGACGAATTGCACGAAGAATGCGGCGTGATCGGCATTTACAATGGCGACACTGTCGTAAGGAATATTACCATGGGGCTTTACGCCCTGCAACACCGCGGGCAGGAAAGTGCCGGATTCGCGGTCACCGACGGAGACAAGATTCGCGTCCGCAAGTCAATGGGACTTGTATCGACCCTTCTCCGAGAACACGACATCAATGAATTTGACGGCTTTGCAGGCATTGGCCACGTGCGTTACAGCACCACAGGCGCCTCAACGCTTGCCAACGCGCAGCCGATTCTGGTGAGTTGCAAATGGGGCCAGATTGCAGTCGCCCACAACGGAAACATCACTAACGCCGCCGAGCTCCGTGCCGAAATGGAAGCCGACGGCCATATTTTTCAGACGACATCCGATTCCGAAATTCTTCTGCACGAAATCGCGCGCACCGAGGCCGCAGACCTAGGTGAAGCCATCAAGAAGGCCGTCACGAAATTTACCGGCAGTTTCTGCCTTGTTTTCATTAGCAAAGACTCCATGTATGTGGCCCGCGACGGATTCGGATTCCGCCCGCTGTCGCTTGCACGCATGGGTAAAGCCTGGTGCGTTGCCAGCGAAACCTGCGCCTTCGACTTGCTGGGCGCTCACTATATTCGCGACATCCAGGCCGGCGAATTCCTGACCATCACCAAGAACGGGCTGCACTCCGAACGCTTCGTGCAAAAGGACCGCTTGGCCCACTGCATTTTCGAATACATCTACTTTAGCCGCCCCGATTCCAAAATTTTCGAACAGAGCTGCGACAAGGTCCGCCGTAAAATGGGCAAGCAGCTCGCCAAGGAATGCCCGGTGGATGCAGACATCGTGATCTCGGTACCCGACAGCGCTACTACCGCCGCGCTCGGCTACGCCCAGGCGAGCGGTATCCGCTTTGAAATCGGCCTGCTCCGTAACCACTACGTGGGCCGTACCTTCATTGACCCCACGCAGAACGTGCGCGAACAGAAGGTCAAACTCAAGTTCAACCCCATCGAAGGCGTGCTCAAGAACAAGCGCGTCTGCGTCGTGGAAGATTCCATCGTGCGCGGCACCACGCTCAAGATCCTTTCCAAGATGCTGCGCGATGCCGGTGCTTTAGAAGTGCATATCCGCATTGCATCGCCTCCGGTCGCACACCCGTGCTTCTTCGGCATGGATTTCCCGAGCCAGGGCGAACTTGCCGCAAGCTCCATGACGCCTGCCGAAATCGCCAAGATGCTCGGCGTTGAAAGCCTTGGCTACCTAAGCGTCGAAGGCATGAAGGAATGTACCGGCGAAGGCGAAAACTACTGCGCCGCCTGCTTTGACAACGACTATCCCGACTACATCGGAATAGACACGACAAAGACCCGCTGCGGTTAA
- a CDS encoding FISUMP domain-containing protein, translating to MKIFKSVLVLSVLLTMLVACGDDSSSSVSPEPAGDYSSSSGNLQSSSSKGSKNSSSSVEKQKSSSSSVSGKNSSSSVVESSSSVYLFCNEGDRDTVVKEWGIKYYRCENNDWIVDTIVYVDLPKVYPNMDSLFATEYDPIYSEFEDPRDHQVYRTTILIDRNGSDKTIEVFAQNLNYGVMIDTSVLVRDDNKVEKYCDLNDEWFCNNGWGGKYAWSEAMGLPAKYDSVLWKDTVGGYTRIHQGICPDGWHIMNGYEWKNFASSAGQDLVSKANWELNNRYVNSSGMSVLFTMRAYELNWGQANFLLPNESSSIGTYVVTIVENYVWLGNNDHLGKHIPYSVRCVKDY from the coding sequence GTGAAGATTTTTAAAAGCGTTCTTGTCTTGTCCGTTCTCCTGACAATGCTTGTTGCATGCGGAGACGATTCTTCCTCTTCTGTTTCCCCAGAACCGGCCGGTGATTATTCGTCTTCGAGTGGTAATCTCCAATCCTCGTCATCTAAGGGTTCGAAAAATTCTAGTTCATCAGTAGAAAAGCAGAAATCCTCTTCTAGTTCTGTAAGCGGTAAGAATAGTAGTTCGTCGGTGGTGGAGTCAAGTAGTAGCGTGTATCTTTTTTGTAACGAAGGTGATCGGGATACGGTTGTAAAAGAATGGGGAATAAAATACTATCGTTGTGAAAATAACGACTGGATTGTAGATACAATTGTCTATGTTGATTTGCCTAAAGTTTATCCCAATATGGATAGCCTTTTTGCTACGGAGTATGATCCTATCTATAGCGAGTTTGAAGATCCTCGCGATCATCAAGTGTATCGGACGACAATTTTGATTGATCGTAACGGCTCTGATAAAACAATAGAGGTCTTTGCCCAAAACTTGAATTACGGGGTGATGATAGATACTAGCGTCCTTGTACGCGATGACAACAAGGTGGAAAAATACTGTGATCTAAACGATGAATGGTTTTGTAATAATGGTTGGGGTGGAAAATATGCTTGGAGTGAGGCAATGGGGTTGCCAGCCAAATATGATTCAGTTCTTTGGAAAGATACCGTTGGTGGCTACACCCGCATACATCAGGGAATTTGTCCAGATGGCTGGCATATCATGAACGGTTATGAGTGGAAAAACTTTGCGTCGTCTGCTGGACAAGATTTGGTTTCAAAAGCGAATTGGGAATTGAATAATCGATATGTTAATTCTTCTGGAATGTCTGTGCTTTTCACGATGAGAGCGTATGAACTGAATTGGGGGCAAGCAAATTTTCTGCTTCCTAATGAGTCTAGTTCTATTGGAACTTATGTGGTTACCATTGTGGAAAATTATGTTTGGCTTGGGAATAATGATCATTTAGGGAAGCATATTCCCTATAGCGTTCGTTGCGTAAAGGATTACTAA
- a CDS encoding DUF4258 domain-containing protein → MNIIISEHAKQRMDERGISEEQVRSFFDSNGPIVSWRISDLDSSVILVDTLFDGRKFRLAYNALTDTLITLFPRR, encoded by the coding sequence ATGAACATAATAATTAGCGAACACGCAAAACAGAGAATGGACGAGAGAGGTATTTCCGAAGAACAGGTAAGGTCTTTCTTTGATTCCAATGGTCCCATCGTATCTTGGAGAATATCTGATCTTGACAGCTCTGTGATTTTGGTAGATACTTTGTTTGATGGACGCAAATTTAGGTTGGCCTATAATGCGCTCACGGATACACTGATTACGCTTTTCCCGAGGAGGTAA
- the rsgA gene encoding ribosome small subunit-dependent GTPase A, with protein sequence MLNNEFDDEPEPLRRVKPTRRDHRSRRIDVMRELESGVVDERPVKERFSREFKNPRIKKIKDPLEKIDEKDCVEGLVVEVHRRTCEVRLPEEGTVTAMYRATTSKALGEFPAVGDRVLLGQVNEDEDSGEGVGSQKYCVVRVLPRKSELKRPGPRDSFRRKLTLAANIDQVVIVASVTQPEFNYGFMDRFLLAANLNNLPFVLVLTKMDLLPNGETDLNDDIRDFMSIVDKVIPVSVKTGVGLERLREELLGKSSVFSGQSGVGKSTLVNALVPGAELETGAVRERDGKGRHTTTSSSLFDFPGGGYVIDTPGIRSIGLADGDDDMDGETLAKIFPGFFEGDLFTCKYSNCKHLKEPGCSVRAAVESGKLSRARYASYLRILNSRN encoded by the coding sequence ATGCTAAATAACGAATTCGATGACGAACCGGAACCGCTCCGTCGCGTAAAGCCGACCCGCCGCGATCACCGCAGCAGGCGTATTGACGTGATGCGTGAATTGGAATCGGGCGTGGTAGACGAGCGCCCGGTCAAGGAGCGTTTCAGTCGCGAATTCAAGAATCCCCGTATCAAGAAAATCAAGGATCCGCTCGAAAAGATCGACGAGAAGGATTGCGTCGAGGGCTTGGTGGTCGAAGTGCATCGCCGCACTTGCGAAGTGCGCTTGCCGGAAGAAGGGACTGTCACGGCCATGTACCGTGCGACGACTTCGAAGGCGCTGGGAGAATTCCCGGCGGTGGGTGACCGCGTGCTTTTGGGGCAGGTGAACGAAGACGAAGATTCTGGCGAAGGCGTTGGCTCGCAGAAGTATTGCGTGGTGCGAGTGCTCCCGCGAAAGAGCGAACTCAAGCGCCCCGGTCCCCGCGATAGCTTTAGGCGTAAGCTCACCCTGGCAGCGAACATTGACCAGGTGGTGATTGTTGCGAGCGTGACGCAGCCGGAATTCAACTACGGATTTATGGACCGCTTCTTGCTGGCGGCTAACCTGAACAACTTGCCGTTTGTGCTGGTGCTGACCAAGATGGACCTGCTGCCGAATGGCGAAACTGACCTGAACGACGATATCCGCGACTTCATGAGTATCGTGGACAAGGTGATTCCTGTGAGCGTGAAGACGGGTGTGGGCCTGGAACGCCTGCGCGAGGAACTCCTGGGCAAGTCGTCTGTGTTCAGCGGACAGAGCGGCGTGGGTAAGTCGACGCTGGTGAATGCCTTGGTACCGGGTGCGGAACTCGAAACGGGTGCCGTGCGAGAACGCGACGGAAAGGGTCGGCATACGACGACTTCTTCGAGCCTGTTCGATTTCCCGGGTGGCGGCTACGTGATCGATACGCCGGGGATCAGGAGCATTGGTCTTGCCGACGGTGATGATGACATGGACGGCGAGACTTTGGCGAAGATTTTCCCGGGATTTTTCGAGGGTGACTTGTTTACTTGCAAGTACAGCAACTGCAAGCATCTGAAGGAACCGGGCTGTTCTGTGCGCGCAGCGGTGGAATCGGGCAAGCTTTCGCGGGCCCGCTATGCGAGTTATTTGAGAATTTTGAATTCTAGGAACTAG
- a CDS encoding geranylgeranylglycerol-phosphate geranylgeranyltransferase — protein MLLALVKMSRPVNIVIAMVTLVIGYYLLSALPTTAGGIEWIPFILQAFGFAFAIAFANIQNDIWDLDSDRLNRPERPLVSGEVSVAAARRAWIILLVLTVAAGLADSLMTKTNFTACIFFVLLSALLVAYNKWLKHIPLLKNMTVAFLCATPLILCLFYPTGLKESIESTLGISNKIGLLYPAMLFAFLLTTAREIYKDLEDETGDLKAGIMTFPLIAGAPTARRLAGLICLFTWAILPLPVAQGYYPMLFLIITGIAFTPAVIAILVFANKRNYRNAQKLVKIAMFAGLIALVVSC, from the coding sequence ATGCTCCTAGCGCTCGTTAAAATGTCCCGGCCGGTGAACATCGTGATTGCGATGGTCACGCTTGTGATTGGCTACTACCTGCTTTCGGCATTGCCCACGACGGCGGGCGGTATCGAATGGATTCCGTTTATTTTGCAGGCGTTCGGTTTTGCATTTGCAATTGCCTTTGCGAACATTCAGAACGACATTTGGGACTTGGATAGCGACCGCCTGAATCGCCCGGAGCGTCCGCTGGTGAGCGGAGAGGTTTCGGTGGCGGCGGCGCGGAGGGCGTGGATTATTCTTCTTGTGCTCACAGTTGCGGCGGGCCTTGCCGACAGCCTGATGACCAAGACGAACTTCACGGCTTGCATTTTCTTTGTGCTACTCAGCGCACTTCTGGTCGCCTACAACAAGTGGCTCAAGCACATCCCGCTTTTAAAGAACATGACAGTCGCCTTCCTTTGCGCAACACCCCTGATTCTCTGCCTGTTCTACCCCACAGGCCTCAAGGAATCCATCGAATCGACGCTTGGAATTTCGAACAAAATCGGACTTCTCTACCCCGCGATGCTGTTTGCGTTTTTGCTCACGACCGCCCGCGAAATCTACAAGGACCTGGAAGACGAAACCGGCGACCTCAAGGCTGGCATCATGACGTTCCCGCTGATTGCAGGCGCCCCCACCGCTAGGCGCCTCGCTGGCCTCATTTGCCTTTTCACCTGGGCCATTTTACCGCTGCCTGTCGCGCAGGGTTACTACCCCATGCTTTTCTTGATTATCACCGGAATCGCCTTTACCCCCGCCGTCATCGCGATTCTCGTTTTTGCAAACAAGCGTAACTACCGAAACGCTCAAAAACTGGTGAAAATCGCCATGTTCGCGGGCCTTATCGCCCTCGTTGTAAGCTGCTAA
- a CDS encoding nicotinate-nicotinamide nucleotide adenylyltransferase, producing the protein MSDFKKNVAVLGGAFDPVHLDHIRVAKTCLQKGFCDEVWFMPSPDRWDKKLNASPEDRFAMLELAMEGDPRLILSDLEIEQGDFRGSYVFLCGLKEKFPDVNFRLLTGADTYDGIPHWRDPMNFFGTNYNGHLLLRDIELIVFARNGYPKPDIVEHKAKGYADLLWLGPEQGFEGVYSSTAIRKALLCGEEPKGLHPKVYEYIKQHNLYRE; encoded by the coding sequence TTGTCTGATTTTAAGAAGAATGTTGCTGTTTTAGGGGGAGCGTTCGATCCGGTTCATTTGGACCATATTAGGGTAGCAAAGACTTGTCTGCAAAAAGGATTTTGTGACGAGGTGTGGTTTATGCCAAGTCCCGACCGCTGGGACAAGAAGCTGAATGCGAGCCCCGAAGACCGCTTTGCCATGCTGGAACTCGCCATGGAAGGCGACCCGCGGCTGATTCTTTCGGACTTGGAAATTGAACAGGGCGACTTTCGCGGTTCGTATGTGTTCTTGTGCGGGCTTAAGGAAAAATTTCCGGACGTCAATTTTCGCCTGCTGACCGGTGCCGATACCTACGACGGCATTCCGCATTGGCGCGACCCGATGAACTTTTTCGGCACGAACTACAATGGACACCTCCTGTTGCGCGACATTGAACTGATTGTGTTTGCCCGTAACGGTTACCCGAAGCCGGATATTGTAGAACACAAGGCGAAGGGTTATGCTGACCTTTTGTGGCTTGGGCCGGAGCAGGGCTTTGAAGGCGTGTATTCGAGTACCGCGATCCGCAAGGCGCTGCTGTGCGGTGAAGAACCCAAGGGCTTGCACCCGAAGGTGTACGAGTATATCAAACAGCATAATCTGTATAGAGAGTAG
- a CDS encoding NAD(P)-dependent oxidoreductase, producing the protein MRVFVTGGTGFIGHYVVKALLEKGHEVVIATRHPNKVPTLKANSNVSFVECALTDFDLMAEGLQGCDACIHIALGWGDTPSTMLANDTRATVMLLENAAKAGCKKFIYTSSTAAMGRMRPSMREVTSNLPMDLYGATKAAGEAFVLGFTHGYGTQFPEVKMTRNIIRPGYTFGNPAWPDGCSQPDRRFFSMAQAVKENRDINIIKNDGTQFIHASQQAQLYLSVLESDKNEEIFLGLGEVWMSWKEIAEMMVSMKPGCKSKIIETDLGWGDEPMLFDVSKIQEQFGLAFDAHEFMLDHVKWTYNQI; encoded by the coding sequence ATGCGAGTTTTCGTTACAGGTGGAACTGGATTCATAGGCCACTACGTGGTCAAGGCCCTTCTGGAAAAGGGTCACGAAGTCGTGATTGCGACCAGGCACCCCAATAAGGTCCCGACACTCAAGGCAAATTCCAATGTCTCGTTCGTGGAATGCGCCCTGACCGATTTTGACCTGATGGCCGAAGGACTCCAAGGCTGTGACGCCTGCATCCATATTGCCCTGGGCTGGGGCGATACCCCGAGCACGATGCTTGCTAACGATACCCGCGCAACGGTGATGCTGCTTGAAAATGCGGCAAAGGCCGGTTGCAAGAAGTTTATTTACACCAGCAGTACCGCGGCAATGGGCCGTATGCGCCCCTCGATGCGCGAAGTGACGAGCAACTTGCCGATGGACCTTTACGGTGCTACCAAGGCCGCTGGCGAAGCTTTTGTCTTGGGTTTTACCCATGGCTATGGAACGCAGTTCCCCGAAGTCAAGATGACCCGCAACATTATTCGCCCGGGTTATACGTTTGGTAACCCCGCCTGGCCCGATGGCTGCTCTCAGCCGGACCGCCGATTCTTCTCGATGGCGCAGGCTGTCAAGGAAAACCGCGACATCAATATCATCAAGAATGACGGTACGCAGTTCATTCACGCAAGCCAGCAGGCTCAGCTTTACCTGAGCGTGCTTGAATCCGACAAGAACGAAGAAATCTTCCTCGGTCTTGGCGAAGTTTGGATGAGCTGGAAGGAAATCGCCGAAATGATGGTCTCGATGAAGCCCGGTTGCAAGTCCAAAATCATTGAAACGGACCTCGGTTGGGGCGATGAACCCATGCTCTTTGACGTGAGCAAGATCCAGGAACAGTTCGGGCTCGCCTTTGATGCTCACGAGTTCATGCTCGATCACGTCAAGTGGACATATAACCAGATTTAA